Sequence from the Gloeocapsopsis dulcis genome:
GCTTCAGCATTGACTTCGGATAGTTTGACTTGAAAACCATCCATCCAAAACCGCAAGCACTTGTTCCTCACAAACTGAAAAGTCCGAATCATCTCATCGACAATTCGGTATTAAGTTTCTTTCCCTTTCAGTTTGAATTCTAGAGTTATCATGTATTTCATGATACCCTGAATCTCACAGGTGGTCAATCTGTGTGACGGGGGTTAAAACCCCCTGCGGCTTCTCCCCATGAATTGAATTCAGGGGCAACCGAAAGCGCGACAAACTCGGTGAGGATTTTTTTTGTAGAAATATTGAAGTAACGCGATCGCTCTATCTTGATCGTCAATATAGAAGCATAAACTTTTTGTTTCTGACTGTCTTATCTACGGCTCATGTAAAGGAAAATACATATTTGGATCTACTTTTTGATAGATGTGATTTTACCACTGATTTAACTATTAACTTATAATACTTTGTTCATACTACGGGATAGCAATGGTCGATATGGTTAGGACACTATAGAAGGCTTAAATCCATTGCCCAAATCTTGCTTTTACCCCTGAACCCTGAACCCTAATATTGAGTTGCATTTTATAAAATTTTCATCAAGTTTTCATTGAAAATTATAAAATGACAGATGGAGAAGTAATACTTTAATACTAGTTATTGAAAATCAGGAGGATTTTCTTATTTTAACTTTAAGGTAGTCTCTTGGATTACTTCAATAGAGTTTAAAGTATTTGTTGATGAAGTCTGCATTAATTACCCTTATTAGCTACGCACGTAAGGATATAGAAAGTCAGTACAAGCTAATTTCTGATACCAGTATTTTATAGACTGCTGATTCCTCTAAAAATCTAACTAGAAATAGATGTATTTTTTTTAAGAATTCAGTAATTTGTTCATGATAGAAGTGAGTTCACTAACTTCTCTAGAGTCATTTCTATCAGCACTTTTTGCAGAAAAACCTGTTTAGCGCTGAAACTTTTATAGAAAATCAAAATCAAAACTTAAAGCATGCATTCAAACTGATAAATTACCGTATCAGTTGGATATGCATCTTGAATGTGGTTGAGGAAAAGCAGGAGAGAAAATGTCAATTATACATGGTACGAGGAAACCCGATCTCATCAAAGGCACTTCAGGTGCAGACAAAATCTTTGGTTGGGCAATTGGTGACAATGAGCAGAGTCCTTCGGGGAATGATACCTTGCTAGGAAACGCTGGAAACGACATAATTTATGGTGGTACAGGTGATGACAGTTTAGTGGGTGGTGCAGGGCTAGACATCCTTTACGGTGGAACAGGCAATGACACCCTCGAAGGTAGTAATGGCTACGATATCCTCTATGGAGAAGCAGGTAAGGATCTACTCGCAGGTGGTAGAGGAGATGACACTCTTTATGGTGGTAGAGGGAACGATCAGCTTTACGGTCACGCTGGGGATGATATTTTAGATGGTGGTTTGGGGAATGACACGCTAAGCGGTGGAATTGGCAATGATGTCTACATAGTCAACAGTAGTAGCGATGTAGTCATTGAAATCATTAATCCCATAGAAATGTATGATGAAAACTGGAATATAGAAATTGTTGACGCAGATATTGACACTGTATATGCCTCAATTACTTATACTTTAGGGCAGTATGTAGAGAATTTAGTTCTTAGTGGTAATCAACCTATCGAGGGTACAGGAAATTCGGTAAACAATTTTATTACTGGTAACGATGCTAATAATAAAATTTATGGAAAAGGTGGAAATGACACACTTGATGGCGGTTTTGGCAGTGATACTTTAATTGGTGGATTTGGCGACGATGCTTACTATATAGACAGTCTTGATGACAAGATTGTTGAGTTACCAAATCAAGGTACTGACACTGTTTATTCCTCAATAAGTTATGTTTTAGGCAAGCATATAGAACACTTAGTCCTTACAGATGACGGTTTAATTGGTATTGGTAATCCCCTAAGCACGGTACAAAGCAATATTAATAGTCCTACCTTTGCTGTAGGTAATACTTTAGATAATATTCTTGTTGGTAATGATGCTGAAAACAGTTTGTATGGCGGCGCAGGTAATGATTTTCTAGATGGTGGTTTAGGTCATGATACGTTAGTTGGTGGTACTGGAAACGACTACTATATTGTTGATAATATTGGTAATGCAATTATCGAATTTGTCAATGAAGGCACTGATTGGGTTGAATCAACGGTAAGTTACACCCTAGACAATCATCTCGAAAATTTGTCCTTGGGTGGCGATCGCAATATTAATGGCACTGGCAATGCACTCAACAACATCATTTACGGCAACAGCGGCAACAATGTATTATCCGGTGGACTTGGTAACGACAAAATAGACGCGAGTTTTGGTGAAGATCGTCTTTATGGTGGTGGCGGTAATGATACGCTCAATGGCAGCTTGGGTGACGATCTTGTTGCTGGTGGTGATGGCAATGACTCGCTGGAGGGCGGAGACGGTAATGACACCGTGTTAGGTGGATTGGGCAATGATAAATTAGATGGCAGCTTCGGCGACGATAGTCTAGATGGAGGATTAGGTAACGATACACTCCAAGGGGGATTTGGCAACGATACGCTTGTAGGCGGTGAAGGGAACGACTTACTTCGAGATATGGAGTTCGGTGTCGAAGCTAACTTTTTGTTTGGCGGTGCAGGTAATGACACGCTTGAAGGCGGCGGCACGCTCAACGGCGGTGGCGGTGATGATAAACTCAGAGGCGGTTCTGACAATGACACTTTAATTGGCAGTGCAGGTAATGACACGCTATTTGGCAGCTTTGGCGATGATGTCTTGACAGGTGGTGCCGGACGTGACTGCTTTGGTTTTTATGAACCATTCCAAGGTATAGATAAGATTACAGATTTTATTGTTGGGGAAGATCAAATTTTTGTTTATGCGATCGCACCTAATTCAGGTGTTGGTTTTGGTGTTAGTACCCAGTTAAATCGCGGTACGCACATTAGCGCAGCACAATTCACAATTGGTAGCGCGGCATCAACGGCAGAACATCGGTTTATATACAACCGCAACACAGGGGCTTTGTCTTTTGACGAAGATGGTAAAGGAGTCACGCAGAAAGTCCAGTTTGCGTTATTACCTAAAGGCTTAGACATGAGTCACTCTGACATTTTCGTTTTGTAGCGTCTAGGCAGTGTAGTAAGAATTGGGGCATATTTGTTATGCCCCAAACCTATTGGTTATTTGATGCATCTGTAACAAACTTCTAGGCAAATACTGAGGATGATTTGGTGAGTAGGAATTATGCAAACTGGTAGTCAAGAGCAAGTCGATGGGTTGTTAGCTTTATTGAGCCGTTATCAACTGATGCCGCAATTAGTGCGCAGTCTGATGATTGATCAAGCGATCGCTGATATCCCGTGCACTGAAGAAGAACGCCAAACGGCGATTGCAGCGTTTGAAGCCCAACAGCAAATTACTCCAACAACACGGCAAGCATGGCTAGATCAACAAGGCATGAGCTTAGCCCAAATGCAGGAGCTAGCAGTGCGGCCTGTGTTACTAGAAAAGCATAAAACAACCGTTTGGGGACCGAAGGTTGATAATTATTTCTTAACCCGCAAAGCACATCTAGATCAGGTAGTATACTCTCTGATCCGGACGAAAGATATGGGGTTAGCTCAAGAAATTTACTTTCGGATCTTAGAAGGAGAACAATCGTTTGCCGAGTTAGCCCGCGAACACTCGCAAGGTGCAGAAGCTAAAACAAGCGGGTTGTTAGGACCAGTGCCACTGGCACAACCACATCCTGCGATTAGTAAACTGTTATCTGTCAGTCAACCAGGGCAACTGTGGGCACCGCGTCCTTTAGCTGAATGGGTGGTGATTGTTCGTCTAGAAAAGTTAATGCCCGCACGACTCGATAAATCAATGCGCCGTCGCTTGCAAGATGAGTTGTTTGAAACTTGGCTAGCCCAAAAAATGCAGCAAGTTGATCTTACCCAATTTGTGACAGCAAGTTTACGCGATTGCAACTCAATATCTTAAATCTCGTAACCAAACTGGCTCATGTAGGGCTTGAGATGTCTACAAATGTAGTTTGTCCGTCGATTAACTTCTGGTAGAAGCTTAACACCGCGTGGTTGAATTTGAGTCTTACAATTTTGAGCTAGATTCTGCTCTATACTCAAAAACTTAAGGATTTTAGATATAGTTATGTCTGGTTCTATACAGAGTTCTTCATATTTAACGGAAATAAAATCTTTACTTTCTAGTGAATTAATATTATCTAAAAAATTAGAAAATGCCCGAGTTAAGTTCCTACTCAAAATCCAAATTCTTGCCTCAGAGAAAAACTCTGATAAGAATACTAGCCTGAAGGCAGACAGTACTATTCGCATCTCGAAAAGCTTTGCATACATTTTAAATTGAATAGCAACATAAGGATTCTTATTTTCTAACACAGATCGTAATGTTTTTAGCCGAGAATTAATAACTTGGATGGGATGCCGATGGATAAAAATGAATTTAGCGTTTGGAAACGCCTTCTTTAAATGTAAAAAATTAGTAAAATCCCAAGGGTTCTTTAGAAGAAGGATTTTGTTGTTACCAGACAAAAGTTGAATCTTTCTACATGCCTCATAAAGAATTGCAAAAGTCTCAGAATTCAGCTGAAAACCATCATCAAAAAATAAAGTGGTATTCTGACCATGTAATGCTCGACCAAGTGATTTAAAGAGAGAATCAGGAAAACGAGGTGGTTGTATAGCGTTCATCTGAATTAGTCCATACTCCTCTGGATAGTTTGAATCGATTTCAACATTGTCAAAAATACGATTCTTTATACCTAGAGACTTATAAAGATTATCAAGTTCTTCACGAACCTGCTTTTCTCTTTGATAAACGTAATTCAAGAGAAGTTCATCATATTTAACAATATGATAAGCATCAAAAAAGTTAAAGCACTAAGTTTCAGTAAGCAATTTATAGAGTAAAGTTGTCCCTGGTCTGGGGGTTCCAAGAAGGAAAACAGGCGAAACGCTGACGTGGTCAAGTAGATGAAGAAGTGAATTTTCTCTATTAATTTCTGCACTAATTGAGCTGGGTAAAGACATTTTAGAAATTACTCCAAATTATGAAGTTTTTATCACTATCTAAGTGTAGAAACCTGCAATTATAAATACTCACAATTGCAAACAAAACCTGAACAAACCAAAATTAATTGCAACGTGTCTGCCGCGGGAGCGATCGCCTGACCATTCACTCACTACTCATTCATTAAAAGCTGTAATCTGCATTTAGTATGGAGTTCCACTTTTCTTCGTGCCATTCACTTTAGAATCATGATTAAGACCTAAAAGTTGCTGATAGTAATGATTTAGCATCGTGGCAATGTCTGTGAAGTAGTTGAAGGTTGTCGTAATTGTCTTTACCACCTTTTGAGGGGGGGAGTTTGTGGTCGATTTCCATCAAATCTTCATCTACGCTTCCCAATTTGGTTGGATCGACTCTAACGATCAATAATCCGGACAAAACACCAACATCTGATGCCCCTAGTGGCTCAACCTTTACAGACGTTGGAGGGCACTCACCGTCACACCATCCACAACAGGCAGAAAACCAGAGGTTAGAATGAGGTGCTAACGTGCCAAGTAGGCTAACTGAATGCACGCTTGTAGGCTGTCCCAGTAGCTATCGATCAAGGAACGGGATGAATCTGCTTGAGCCGCTTCTATCTGTTCCTTTGAAATGTCATAGCCTTCCTGCATTGCCTGAATCACCTGAGCAATTTGGTTGCCCACTGCCCCTTGTTGACGTAGCCAGTTGAGCTGATCGTCCGTTCCAAACTGGAGCAGCATTGAGCGAATCCTTTGATAGCTTTGACTGAGTCGCTGACTGTCTTTCCATTTAACGGGATGATTCCAGTGAGCAGCCACCGATGCTTGCTTTGTCAATACAGCCAACTGATGCCCAACACGCACAATTTCTACCGTAAAGCTGTTGGGGTAAACCGCTAACCAATTCCGCACAATCGCCTTTTCACTGGCTCGTCGATAATCATCCAAGATCACCACACCGCCGATCTCCAACTGATCATAAACTTGGTACAGGCAAGCTTCTCGTCCTCGTAGCGTGTAAAAAGCGGGACCGTCAATGATCGCACAATTGATCGTTAATCCATGCAAATCAGCAGTGGGAGTATAGGAGAGAATGTTTCCACCATAGGTTTGGAAGGTCAACGGCTGGTGCAGTAGGGTAAGATTGGAGTGGGTCAGCAATGTCTTCGCCAGTGCCTGAGTTTGGCTGAAACAGTAGGGATCGCTTTCGCTCGAGAAAACCTGGGCATCCGTGAAGCTGTTGGCTAGCCGAATTGAGCTTTTGCCACTGCCAAATTCCACCAGCGTTTTCAGATTTGGTACCTTCTGACGCACGATCGCGATCATACGGGTAAAGGCAGCTTCCCCCATACTCCAGGGGGTATCCAGGTTCAGGTGTTCTCGCTCAATGGTGTTGACCATACCCTTATCCTGCCTCAGGATATATTGAATTATCCACAATACTATTTTAAATTTAAACACAGGTTCAACCGTACGTAAGCCACCCGACACCATCAAAGTGGACTCTGCCATGCCGGGGACTGACACTGTAAATATCCCGAGAGTATTCTTCAACTGTTGGTCTGACTTACTCTGCTATGCTGCCTAATGGCTAAAGTCGAGCTAAGAATTATTGTTTATATTTAGATAGTTGCTGATAGTAATGATGAAGATTTTGACAACCTTGCTCAAAAGAGAACTGCTTCACATCTTGCAAAGCACGGTGAATAATCTCTAGATTATTAGTTGATAGTGCTTGGGAAATACCATGGGCTAATCCTTCAACATCATCAGGTGGAACAAGATAACCATTGAGTCCATCAAATAAGTATTCA
This genomic interval carries:
- a CDS encoding peptidylprolyl isomerase codes for the protein MQTGSQEQVDGLLALLSRYQLMPQLVRSLMIDQAIADIPCTEEERQTAIAAFEAQQQITPTTRQAWLDQQGMSLAQMQELAVRPVLLEKHKTTVWGPKVDNYFLTRKAHLDQVVYSLIRTKDMGLAQEIYFRILEGEQSFAELAREHSQGAEAKTSGLLGPVPLAQPHPAISKLLSVSQPGQLWAPRPLAEWVVIVRLEKLMPARLDKSMRRRLQDELFETWLAQKMQQVDLTQFVTASLRDCNSIS
- a CDS encoding HNH endonuclease signature motif containing protein gives rise to the protein MHSVSLLGTLAPHSNLWFSACCGWCDGECPPTSVKVEPLGASDVGVLSGLLIVRVDPTKLGSVDEDLMEIDHKLPPSKGGKDNYDNLQLLHRHCHDAKSLLSATFRS
- a CDS encoding calcium-binding protein — its product is MSIIHGTRKPDLIKGTSGADKIFGWAIGDNEQSPSGNDTLLGNAGNDIIYGGTGDDSLVGGAGLDILYGGTGNDTLEGSNGYDILYGEAGKDLLAGGRGDDTLYGGRGNDQLYGHAGDDILDGGLGNDTLSGGIGNDVYIVNSSSDVVIEIINPIEMYDENWNIEIVDADIDTVYASITYTLGQYVENLVLSGNQPIEGTGNSVNNFITGNDANNKIYGKGGNDTLDGGFGSDTLIGGFGDDAYYIDSLDDKIVELPNQGTDTVYSSISYVLGKHIEHLVLTDDGLIGIGNPLSTVQSNINSPTFAVGNTLDNILVGNDAENSLYGGAGNDFLDGGLGHDTLVGGTGNDYYIVDNIGNAIIEFVNEGTDWVESTVSYTLDNHLENLSLGGDRNINGTGNALNNIIYGNSGNNVLSGGLGNDKIDASFGEDRLYGGGGNDTLNGSLGDDLVAGGDGNDSLEGGDGNDTVLGGLGNDKLDGSFGDDSLDGGLGNDTLQGGFGNDTLVGGEGNDLLRDMEFGVEANFLFGGAGNDTLEGGGTLNGGGGDDKLRGGSDNDTLIGSAGNDTLFGSFGDDVLTGGAGRDCFGFYEPFQGIDKITDFIVGEDQIFVYAIAPNSGVGFGVSTQLNRGTHISAAQFTIGSAASTAEHRFIYNRNTGALSFDEDGKGVTQKVQFALLPKGLDMSHSDIFVL
- a CDS encoding sulfotransferase family protein: MNYVYQREKQVREELDNLYKSLGIKNRIFDNVEIDSNYPEEYGLIQMNAIQPPRFPDSLFKSLGRALHGQNTTLFFDDGFQLNSETFAILYEACRKIQLLSGNNKILLLKNPWDFTNFLHLKKAFPNAKFIFIHRHPIQVINSRLKTLRSVLENKNPYVAIQFKMYAKLFEMRIVLSAFRLVFLSEFFSEARIWILSRNLTRAFSNFLDNINSLESKDFISVKYEELCIEPDITISKILKFLSIEQNLAQNCKTQIQPRGVKLLPEVNRRTNYICRHLKPYMSQFGYEI